One window from the genome of Rufibacter tibetensis encodes:
- a CDS encoding cytochrome c oxidase subunit II yields the protein MITIAVALSIILLLVILYLLFRIQVLASIFKGSYRTDIGRSNKVNAALFIAFFFVMGALFVWSFMSSKEGMILPVASEHGIAIDSMFWLTMAVIGFVFVLTHILLFFYSYKYQHKEGKVAYYYPHNNKIEIIWTVIPAVVMALLVFSGWKTWAKITSPAPENAVVVEVMGKQFNWLTRYPGADNKLGLVKHTLIDATNEFGIDLNDNNAKDDFPGEPSAFHVPKGTPVLLKIRSRDVIHSVFLPHFRVKMDAVPGMPTTFWFIPTKTTSEMQSETGNANFQYELACTEVCGRGHFAMKLNMIVDEPEEYQKWVAAQQKKTFLTQLQAAPADSTVGSVAVNATADAAGASSAPKQ from the coding sequence ATGATTACGATTGCAGTAGCACTATCAATCATCCTTTTACTGGTCATCCTTTACCTTCTGTTTAGAATCCAAGTCTTGGCTTCTATTTTCAAGGGAAGTTATAGAACCGACATCGGTAGAAGCAACAAGGTAAACGCCGCTCTTTTTATCGCCTTCTTCTTTGTTATGGGAGCCCTGTTTGTATGGTCTTTCATGAGTTCAAAAGAAGGAATGATTCTTCCGGTTGCCTCTGAACACGGCATTGCTATTGACAGCATGTTCTGGTTAACAATGGCGGTAATTGGGTTTGTATTTGTTCTTACCCACATCCTCCTATTTTTCTATTCTTACAAATACCAGCACAAAGAAGGAAAAGTGGCCTATTACTACCCACACAATAACAAGATCGAGATTATCTGGACTGTTATTCCTGCGGTTGTGATGGCTTTGCTAGTATTCTCTGGTTGGAAAACCTGGGCTAAGATCACCAGCCCTGCTCCAGAAAATGCAGTGGTAGTAGAAGTGATGGGGAAGCAGTTTAACTGGTTAACCCGTTACCCCGGCGCAGATAACAAACTTGGTCTTGTGAAGCATACGTTGATTGATGCCACCAACGAGTTTGGAATTGATTTGAATGACAATAACGCAAAGGATGATTTCCCTGGTGAGCCTAGTGCTTTCCACGTACCAAAAGGTACTCCGGTGTTATTGAAAATCAGATCAAGAGATGTAATCCACAGTGTATTCCTTCCTCACTTCCGCGTAAAGATGGATGCTGTACCTGGAATGCCGACTACCTTCTGGTTTATCCCAACCAAAACTACTTCAGAGATGCAATCTGAAACAGGCAATGCTAACTTTCAATATGAATTAGCTTGTACTGAGGTTTGCGGACGTGGCCACTTCGCCATGAAACTGAACATGATTGTAGATGAACCTGAAGAATATCAAAAGTGGGTAGCTGCTCAACAAAAGAAAACGTTTCTTACCCAGTTACAGGCAGCTCCGGCTGACAGTACTGTAGGTTCTGTAGCAGTAAACGCCACCGCTGATGCAGCAGGAGCTTCTTCTGCCCCTAAACAATAG
- a CDS encoding quinol:cytochrome C oxidoreductase, translated as MITEERLSIPKRTTTRFFYMIAIGLVLLVAGLIIAANFSGGGHGEEHGAAAGHHAAGWGQRLLANLWMNNVYFTGIAVVGVLFVAIQYVAYAGWSVLIKRVPEALGAYLLVGGVIMLLVFLVPIIFTGHNTLFHWTDHSVHEVGNPNYDPIIVGKSGYLNTTFYVIRMVAYFTLWFLFFKWMRRESLAEDLNGGLLHYNKSIRLGATFLVVFGVTSSMSAWDWVLSIDTHWFSTMFGWYVFASWWVSGLAAITLTIIILKQNGYMTMVTSNHLHDLGKFLFGFSIFWTYIWFSQFMLYWYANIPEEVIYYQERLGGNNNHYTWIFFFNLLINFAFPFLVLMTRDAKRQMIMLKIVCIAILIGHWFDFYMMIMPGTMRGESGFGLIEIGTALTFLGLFLWRFSNELGKASLVPVNHPFVEESAHHHV; from the coding sequence ATGATAACTGAAGAAAGACTTAGTATCCCTAAAAGAACCACTACCCGGTTCTTCTACATGATAGCTATTGGGTTAGTACTCTTGGTAGCCGGTCTGATCATTGCTGCAAATTTCAGCGGTGGTGGTCATGGAGAAGAACACGGTGCAGCGGCTGGTCACCACGCCGCTGGCTGGGGGCAACGTTTGCTAGCTAACCTTTGGATGAACAATGTGTACTTCACCGGTATTGCGGTAGTTGGGGTATTGTTTGTAGCCATTCAATATGTAGCCTATGCAGGTTGGTCTGTTTTAATCAAGCGAGTTCCAGAAGCATTAGGAGCTTATTTACTGGTTGGTGGTGTCATTATGTTGTTAGTGTTCTTGGTTCCCATCATCTTCACTGGCCATAATACCTTATTTCACTGGACAGACCATTCTGTACATGAAGTAGGTAACCCTAACTATGACCCCATCATTGTTGGGAAGAGCGGTTACCTGAACACAACCTTCTATGTGATTAGAATGGTAGCCTATTTCACTTTGTGGTTCCTTTTCTTCAAATGGATGAGAAGAGAATCATTAGCGGAAGATTTGAACGGTGGTTTGTTACACTATAACAAAAGCATCAGATTAGGAGCAACTTTCCTGGTAGTTTTCGGGGTTACTTCTTCTATGTCTGCCTGGGATTGGGTATTGTCAATTGACACTCACTGGTTCAGTACCATGTTTGGTTGGTATGTATTCGCCAGTTGGTGGGTATCTGGTTTAGCAGCCATCACGTTGACCATCATCATCCTGAAGCAGAATGGCTACATGACAATGGTTACATCTAACCACTTGCATGACCTTGGTAAATTCCTTTTTGGTTTCAGTATCTTCTGGACCTACATCTGGTTCTCTCAATTCATGCTGTATTGGTATGCCAACATCCCAGAAGAAGTTATCTACTACCAAGAGCGTTTAGGGGGAAATAACAATCATTACACTTGGATCTTCTTCTTTAACCTATTAATAAACTTTGCTTTCCCTTTCCTTGTTCTAATGACAAGAGATGCAAAGCGTCAAATGATCATGCTGAAGATTGTGTGTATCGCTATCCTGATTGGTCACTGGTTTGATTTCTATATGATGATCATGCCAGGAACTATGCGCGGAGAAAGCGGTTTTGGACTAATAGAAATTGGTACAGCTTTAACCTTCCTGGGTCTGTTCTTGTGGAGATTCTCTAATGAGTTAGGCAAGGCATCGTTGGTTCCTGTGAACCACCCATTCGTGGAAGAAAGTGCTCACCATCACGTATAA
- a CDS encoding c-type cytochrome, with product MNNFFRTGAKASMILFSSALIVSCGSNDQDPGLEYAPDMYYPVAYEPLKQLADNKNAINPGGLNMRVPASNTIARGKLGFYTRISKDSAEVAGRELVNPVSRTSQNLEEGKTLYLRFCSPCHGETGLGDGAVGVKFKGVPNYTQGRYATLPVGHIYHVIVNGRGRMMPHGTQVNPTERWKIAMYVQQLQKGITDASGADANDTGSLQAGEPKGASTTENTNPVTGTTADPTKDTRN from the coding sequence ATGAACAATTTCTTTAGAACTGGGGCTAAAGCCTCCATGATTCTTTTCTCTTCCGCTCTTATTGTTTCTTGCGGCAGCAATGACCAAGATCCAGGGCTAGAATATGCACCGGACATGTACTATCCAGTAGCATATGAGCCACTGAAGCAATTAGCAGATAACAAGAATGCCATCAATCCAGGTGGGTTGAACATGCGCGTTCCGGCTTCTAATACTATCGCAAGAGGTAAACTTGGGTTTTACACCCGTATTTCAAAAGATAGCGCAGAAGTAGCGGGTAGAGAATTGGTGAACCCTGTTTCCAGAACTAGCCAAAACCTGGAAGAAGGAAAAACTTTGTACCTGCGCTTTTGCTCTCCTTGCCATGGTGAAACTGGTCTAGGTGATGGTGCAGTAGGAGTGAAGTTCAAGGGGGTACCTAATTATACCCAGGGTCGTTACGCTACTTTACCAGTAGGACACATCTACCACGTGATTGTGAATGGACGTGGTCGTATGATGCCTCACGGGACACAGGTAAACCCAACAGAGCGTTGGAAAATAGCCATGTATGTGCAGCAGCTGCAGAAAGGGATAACTGATGCCAGTGGAGCTGATGCTAATGATACAGGTTCTCTACAAGCAGGTGAACCAAAAGGAGCAAGTACAACCGAGAATACGAACCCAGTAACAGGTACTACAGCTGATCCAACTAAGGACACGCGTAACTAA
- a CDS encoding DUF3341 domain-containing protein, which yields MTSKKYILGVFEDEDVLLNAIEKTRAAGTKIYDVFSPYPIHGIDDVMGIERSRLPIVAFFCGLCGTSFALWMQIYMLGFDWPMIIGGKPHIAIPSFIPVTFELTVLFAAFGMVITFFIISGLRPTLKVPVMDVRSTDDKYVMAIELKEGTDINKLNDLLRSNGAIEVNEKEVVK from the coding sequence ATGACTAGTAAGAAATATATACTCGGTGTATTTGAAGACGAGGATGTGCTGCTGAACGCCATTGAAAAGACTCGCGCGGCAGGCACTAAAATCTATGACGTTTTCTCTCCTTACCCTATTCACGGGATTGATGACGTGATGGGCATTGAACGTTCAAGATTGCCTATTGTGGCTTTCTTCTGCGGTCTTTGCGGAACCTCCTTCGCGTTATGGATGCAGATTTACATGTTGGGGTTTGACTGGCCAATGATCATTGGTGGTAAACCACACATTGCCATCCCAAGCTTTATTCCGGTTACGTTTGAGTTAACCGTACTTTTTGCAGCCTTCGGAATGGTGATCACCTTTTTTATCATAAGTGGCCTGCGTCCTACCCTGAAAGTTCCGGTGATGGATGTTCGTTCTACCGATGATAAGTACGTGATGGCAATTGAATTGAAAGAAGGTACTGATATCAACAAATTGAATGATCTTCTCCGTTCTAACGGGGCTATAGAAGTTAACGAGAAGGAGGTAGTTAAATAA
- the nrfD gene encoding NrfD/PsrC family molybdoenzyme membrane anchor subunit: protein MQHVSPIREPLVTGGKTYADITEDVCRQVEAKPNMRWMMALGVSLIFLAIFFYSVYRTLWFGIGEWGLNKTVGWAWDITNFVWWVGIGHAGTLISAILLLFRQKWRTSINRAAEAMTIFAVICAAMFPVLHMGRPWLAYWVLPLPNTFGSLWVNFNSPLLWDVFAISTYFSVSLVFWYIGLIPDFATIRDRATGPIARRAYALLSMNWTGSAKHWSRYETVSLILAGLATPLVLSVHTIVSMDFATSVIPGWHTTIFPPYFVAGAIFSGFAMVLTLMIVTRKVFKLEDYITLEHVESMNKVITLTGSIVGVAYITEFFIAWYSGVEYEQYAFINRATGPYWWAYWSMMTCNVITPQLFWFRSIRRSLTATFIISIFVNIGMWFERFVIIVTSLHRDYLPSSWVMFSPTSIDVGIYVGTMGLFMTLFLLFAKFFPVVNMAEVKSILKSSSGVSHTHNPDASMHGTAPKNSHKHD from the coding sequence ATGCAGCACGTATCTCCGATAAGAGAGCCCTTAGTAACTGGGGGTAAAACTTATGCAGACATCACGGAAGACGTATGCCGGCAGGTAGAAGCCAAGCCGAATATGCGTTGGATGATGGCCCTGGGAGTTTCTCTGATTTTTCTAGCCATCTTTTTCTACTCAGTATACCGAACCCTTTGGTTCGGTATAGGGGAGTGGGGACTAAATAAAACTGTAGGTTGGGCATGGGATATCACCAACTTCGTGTGGTGGGTAGGTATTGGTCACGCCGGTACTCTGATCTCAGCGATTTTGTTGTTGTTCCGTCAGAAGTGGAGAACTTCAATCAACCGCGCCGCCGAAGCAATGACAATTTTCGCGGTAATCTGTGCGGCTATGTTCCCGGTTCTTCACATGGGCCGTCCGTGGTTAGCATATTGGGTATTGCCTCTTCCAAACACCTTCGGTTCTCTTTGGGTAAACTTTAACTCCCCACTACTTTGGGACGTATTTGCGATCAGTACTTACTTCTCTGTATCACTGGTTTTCTGGTACATAGGTCTAATTCCTGACTTTGCAACCATTCGTGACAGAGCTACCGGACCAATTGCTCGTAGAGCATATGCTTTGTTGAGTATGAACTGGACCGGATCTGCGAAACACTGGTCACGTTATGAGACAGTTTCCCTGATCTTAGCAGGTTTGGCAACTCCTCTGGTACTTTCGGTACACACCATTGTATCCATGGACTTTGCAACATCTGTAATCCCAGGATGGCACACCACTATCTTCCCTCCTTACTTCGTTGCAGGTGCAATCTTCTCTGGTTTTGCAATGGTATTGACCTTAATGATCGTTACCCGCAAAGTGTTCAAACTAGAGGATTACATCACCTTGGAGCACGTAGAGTCCATGAACAAGGTAATCACTCTTACAGGATCTATTGTAGGGGTGGCGTACATTACTGAGTTCTTCATCGCTTGGTATTCTGGTGTAGAGTATGAGCAGTATGCCTTCATTAACCGTGCTACGGGTCCTTACTGGTGGGCATACTGGTCCATGATGACGTGTAACGTAATCACGCCTCAGTTATTTTGGTTCCGTTCTATCCGTCGTAGCTTAACGGCTACGTTCATCATCTCCATCTTCGTAAACATCGGGATGTGGTTTGAGCGTTTCGTGATCATTGTAACTTCCTTGCACCGTGACTACTTGCCATCCAGCTGGGTAATGTTCTCTCCAACCAGTATAGATGTTGGGATTTATGTTGGAACTATGGGTTTGTTCATGACCTTGTTCCTTCTTTTCGCCAAGTTCTTCCCAGTAGTAAACATGGCCGAGGTAAAATCAATTTTGAAGTCGTCTTCTGGAGTAAGCCACACGCATAACCCAGACGCATCAATGCACGGCACAGCACCTAAAAACTCTCACAAACATGACTAG
- a CDS encoding TAT-variant-translocated molybdopterin oxidoreductase, producing MQETIKYWRGVEELNNTPEFQKHAHNEFPEFLPVSEANGEESSSTVAPRRDFLKLLGFGVAAATLASCESPVRKAIPYLNKPEEVEPGIPNWYASTYFMGDFYNPVLVKTREGRPIKVEGNNLSPLTQGGTHARSQASLLSLYDNNRLKGPVAKGKETTWQNVDQEIRTRLTGVTGRVVLLSNTIISPSTKAVIREFGAQFPAFEHVTYDANSASALLRANGGVVPGYDFSKARVIVSIGADFLGTWISPVEYSKQYIVNRKVTADKPTMSRHFQFETFLSMTGANADVRVPVKPSEYGAVVAALYNRIAGGTGGQTIQAPAVASATKQIDAAARELLANRGGALVVSDSNDPAVQTLVTAINTSLGANGTTINPAAPSYVRQGDDARVLRLINDMNRGAVGAVIFYGTNPVYDHPLSQQVVSGLKKVGVKISFSDRVDETASLVDYICPDNHYLESWNDFEPKRGFLSLAQPTITTIFNTRQAQDSLLKWTGSTSDYYSIIQRTWSGIVAGGTAWDKVAHDGVALGTTGANDPVSPAAPMTLAAAAVALNKAGRAAGGNNNTLELEIYEKVAIGAGQHSNNPWLQEMSDPTTKATWDNYVAISPATAKRLEIEQNDVVRVTARGKSIELPALVQPGQAPNTIAIAIGYGRTHAGQAANNVGANVYPLVTVAGDSLQFSNTVTLEKVGADKPIAQTQTHHTVMGRIVVQENTLKEYQKDPKSVTEYVRIATPDGPQAPQKISLWQDYEYKNHHWGMVIDLNSCIGCGTCTISCQVENNVPVVGKQEVLNRREMHWLRIDRYYSSDATREDGGFEKMENPSENPSVIFQPMLCQHCNHAPCETVCPVAATMHSTEGINQMVYNRCVGTRYCANNCPYKVRRFNWFNYANNEKFDYQMNNDLGKMVLNPDVTVRSRGVMEKCTFCVQRIQYGKLEAKKEGRRPVDGEIVTACAQACPTNAIIFGDMLDPNSQVSQILNREKGERAFHVLEELNTQPNVTYLTKIRNQA from the coding sequence ATGCAAGAAACAATTAAATACTGGAGAGGGGTAGAGGAGTTAAACAATACTCCGGAATTCCAGAAGCATGCTCATAACGAGTTTCCTGAGTTCCTGCCAGTAAGTGAAGCTAACGGAGAGGAATCCTCTTCCACTGTGGCTCCAAGACGTGATTTCTTAAAGTTACTAGGCTTTGGCGTGGCTGCGGCTACGCTGGCTTCCTGTGAGTCGCCGGTACGGAAAGCAATCCCATACCTTAATAAGCCAGAAGAAGTAGAGCCAGGAATTCCTAACTGGTATGCTTCAACTTATTTCATGGGTGATTTCTACAACCCGGTGTTGGTGAAAACCCGTGAAGGTCGTCCCATCAAAGTAGAGGGAAACAACCTTTCCCCACTCACTCAGGGAGGAACGCACGCTCGTTCACAGGCTTCTCTGTTAAGCCTGTATGATAACAACCGTCTGAAAGGACCAGTTGCCAAAGGAAAAGAGACTACCTGGCAGAACGTTGACCAGGAGATCCGGACCCGCTTAACTGGAGTGACTGGAAGAGTGGTCTTGTTATCAAATACTATTATCAGCCCAAGTACAAAAGCGGTAATCCGTGAATTTGGTGCCCAATTCCCTGCTTTTGAACATGTGACTTATGATGCAAATTCAGCATCGGCCTTGTTAAGAGCCAATGGGGGAGTGGTGCCAGGATATGATTTCAGCAAAGCCAGAGTGATTGTTTCTATCGGCGCTGATTTCCTAGGTACATGGATTTCTCCGGTTGAGTATTCCAAGCAATACATTGTAAACCGGAAAGTGACGGCAGACAAGCCAACCATGTCTCGCCACTTCCAGTTTGAAACGTTCTTGTCAATGACTGGTGCCAACGCTGATGTGCGTGTGCCAGTTAAACCTTCTGAGTATGGGGCAGTAGTTGCTGCTTTATATAATAGAATAGCTGGTGGTACTGGCGGGCAAACTATTCAGGCACCTGCTGTTGCTTCTGCTACAAAACAGATTGATGCAGCAGCCAGAGAATTGCTGGCGAACCGCGGTGGAGCTTTAGTTGTTTCAGATTCTAATGATCCGGCTGTTCAAACCTTGGTAACTGCTATCAATACATCGTTAGGAGCAAACGGAACAACCATCAACCCTGCTGCCCCTTCTTATGTTCGTCAAGGTGATGACGCCCGTGTGCTGCGTTTGATCAATGACATGAACAGAGGTGCTGTTGGTGCGGTGATCTTCTACGGTACAAACCCAGTTTATGACCACCCGCTAAGCCAGCAGGTTGTAAGTGGTTTGAAGAAAGTAGGCGTAAAGATCTCCTTCTCTGACAGAGTTGATGAAACTGCTTCTCTAGTAGACTATATCTGTCCAGACAACCACTACCTGGAGTCCTGGAATGACTTCGAGCCAAAAAGAGGCTTCCTGAGCTTAGCTCAGCCAACTATCACTACCATCTTCAATACAAGACAGGCACAGGATTCATTATTGAAATGGACTGGCTCTACTTCTGATTACTATTCTATAATTCAGAGAACCTGGTCTGGTATTGTAGCAGGTGGTACCGCTTGGGACAAAGTAGCACACGATGGGGTTGCTTTAGGTACAACGGGTGCGAATGATCCAGTTTCCCCTGCCGCACCAATGACTTTAGCTGCTGCAGCCGTAGCCCTTAACAAAGCTGGACGAGCCGCAGGTGGAAATAACAACACCCTTGAGCTTGAAATCTACGAGAAAGTAGCGATAGGAGCAGGCCAGCACTCAAACAACCCTTGGTTGCAGGAGATGTCTGACCCAACCACTAAAGCTACCTGGGACAACTATGTTGCTATCTCACCTGCTACTGCAAAGCGTTTAGAAATTGAGCAGAATGATGTAGTACGCGTAACTGCAAGAGGTAAATCCATTGAGTTGCCAGCGCTTGTTCAGCCAGGTCAGGCTCCTAACACAATTGCAATAGCTATTGGTTACGGCCGTACCCATGCAGGGCAAGCAGCCAATAACGTAGGTGCAAACGTCTATCCGTTGGTGACGGTAGCCGGTGATTCCCTTCAATTCTCAAACACAGTTACTCTTGAGAAGGTAGGCGCTGATAAGCCAATTGCCCAGACACAGACGCACCACACGGTAATGGGACGTATTGTGGTTCAGGAGAACACACTGAAAGAATACCAGAAAGATCCGAAGAGCGTAACTGAGTACGTGCGCATTGCAACGCCAGATGGCCCGCAAGCACCGCAGAAAATTTCGCTTTGGCAGGATTACGAGTACAAGAACCATCACTGGGGTATGGTCATTGACCTGAACTCTTGTATTGGTTGCGGTACTTGTACCATCAGCTGCCAGGTGGAGAATAACGTACCGGTTGTAGGTAAACAAGAAGTACTGAACCGTCGCGAAATGCACTGGTTACGTATTGACCGTTACTACAGCAGTGATGCAACTCGTGAAGACGGTGGATTTGAGAAGATGGAGAATCCGTCTGAGAACCCATCAGTTATCTTCCAGCCAATGCTTTGCCAGCACTGTAACCATGCTCCATGTGAAACAGTATGCCCGGTTGCAGCAACCATGCACAGCACAGAAGGTATCAACCAAATGGTATACAACCGTTGCGTAGGTACCCGCTATTGCGCAAACAACTGCCCGTATAAAGTGCGTCGTTTCAACTGGTTCAACTATGCCAACAACGAGAAGTTCGACTACCAAATGAACAACGACCTTGGCAAGATGGTGTTGAACCCAGATGTAACCGTACGTTCCCGTGGGGTTATGGAGAAATGTACGTTCTGCGTACAGCGTATCCAGTATGGTAAACTGGAAGCGAAGAAAGAAGGTCGACGTCCGGTAGATGGTGAAATTGTTACCGCTTGTGCTCAGGCCTGTCCTACCAATGCTATCATCTTTGGTGACATGCTTGATCCAAACAGCCAGGTATCACAGATCCTGAACCGCGAGAAAGGCGAGCGTGCTTTCCACGTACTGGAAGAATTGAACACTCAGCCAAACGTGACTTACTTAACCAAAATCAGAAACCAAGCTTAA
- a CDS encoding c-type cytochrome: MGVEGKAGVTPQPASAAAPGVGEASADAGVIDNGMTLFKNNCVQCHSVGTDVVVGPGLRDVHKRRSEAWLLKWIKNSSALIQSGDKDAVAVFNEYSKQQMPSFAFSDEEISSIIAYIASESANPATAAAPSEGPEGATPGENVGTNAIGNVGGTVDLLLVVLVVVLIVLVITLLIIASVLKNYLKSKGDLTGAEQEMLERRTNFANIYKSKAVRIIVGLIFVVVLIDISIDSVMGIGIHQGYAPRQPIAFSHKLHAGDHQINCNYCHTSVYKSSSANIPSANICMNCHSQIKKESPEIQKIYRAIENNKPIEWVRVHNLPDLAYFNHSQHTKVGGVECQTCHGPIETMEVVAQYSPLTMGWCIDCHRNTPLNTEGNAYYDNLVKLHEKQSKGAFVVASQGGTECSKCHY; this comes from the coding sequence ATGGGCGTTGAAGGGAAAGCAGGGGTAACCCCGCAGCCCGCATCGGCGGCCGCTCCTGGTGTCGGAGAAGCAAGCGCTGACGCTGGCGTCATTGACAACGGGATGACCCTCTTCAAAAACAACTGTGTGCAGTGTCACTCTGTAGGAACAGATGTTGTGGTTGGGCCTGGTCTTCGTGATGTTCATAAAAGAAGGTCAGAAGCCTGGTTGTTGAAATGGATTAAGAACTCTAGTGCTCTTATTCAAAGCGGAGACAAGGATGCAGTTGCGGTATTCAATGAGTACTCAAAACAGCAAATGCCTTCTTTTGCTTTCTCTGATGAGGAAATCAGTTCTATTATTGCCTATATCGCAAGCGAAAGCGCGAATCCAGCTACAGCTGCCGCTCCTTCTGAAGGACCTGAGGGTGCTACCCCAGGTGAGAACGTGGGTACTAACGCAATTGGTAACGTAGGTGGTACAGTAGACCTTCTCCTGGTTGTCTTGGTAGTTGTGTTGATCGTGTTGGTAATCACCTTGTTGATTATTGCCTCAGTTTTGAAAAACTACCTGAAAAGCAAAGGCGATTTAACTGGTGCTGAGCAGGAGATGCTGGAGCGTAGAACTAACTTCGCTAACATCTATAAGTCTAAAGCAGTTAGAATCATTGTAGGGTTGATCTTCGTGGTGGTATTGATTGATATCTCCATAGACAGCGTGATGGGTATTGGTATTCACCAAGGATACGCTCCAAGACAACCTATCGCTTTCTCTCACAAACTGCACGCTGGTGACCACCAGATCAACTGTAACTATTGCCACACCTCTGTTTATAAGAGCTCAAGTGCCAATATTCCATCTGCGAACATCTGTATGAACTGCCATAGCCAGATCAAGAAAGAATCGCCAGAAATTCAGAAGATCTATCGTGCCATTGAAAACAATAAGCCTATTGAGTGGGTGCGGGTACATAACCTGCCTGACCTGGCGTACTTTAACCACTCCCAGCATACTAAAGTTGGTGGCGTTGAGTGCCAGACCTGCCATGGTCCGATTGAAACTATGGAAGTGGTAGCGCAATACTCTCCATTGACCATGGGCTGGTGTATTGATTGCCACAGAAACACCCCTCTTAATACTGAAGGCAATGCCTATTATGACAACTTAGTAAAGTTGCATGAGAAGCAATCTAAAGGCGCATTTGTGGTGGCGTCTCAAGGTGGTACAGAATGTTCTAAGTGCCACTACTAA
- the rpsF gene encoding 30S ribosomal protein S6: MTLKNYEVLYIMTPLLNEAQMTETVEKFRQVLKENGADIIHEENWGLKKLAYPIQKKNTGFYHLVEFQGPATIVDQLELAFRRDEKIIRFLTTALDKHAVAYNERRRNGEFKSSKKEAQAS; the protein is encoded by the coding sequence ATGACTTTAAAAAATTACGAAGTACTCTACATCATGACCCCGTTGTTGAACGAGGCTCAGATGACAGAGACGGTCGAGAAGTTCAGACAGGTGCTTAAGGAAAATGGCGCCGACATTATTCACGAGGAGAACTGGGGCCTAAAAAAACTGGCGTACCCAATCCAGAAGAAAAACACTGGTTTCTACCACCTCGTTGAATTCCAAGGTCCAGCTACTATTGTTGATCAATTAGAACTGGCTTTCCGTCGCGATGAGAAAATCATCCGCTTTTTGACCACTGCCCTGGATAAGCACGCTGTTGCTTACAACGAGCGCCGCAGAAACGGTGAATTCAAATCATCTAAAAAGGAGGCCCAAGCATCATGA
- the rpsR gene encoding 30S ribosomal protein S18, translating to MSLVNEKIHKQDTRKKYCRFKKNGIQYIDYKDGNFLLKFVNEQGKLLPRRLTGTSLKFQRRVSQAVARARHLAILPYVTDSLK from the coding sequence ATGAGTTTAGTAAACGAAAAAATCCACAAGCAAGACACGCGTAAGAAATACTGCCGTTTCAAGAAAAACGGAATCCAGTACATTGATTACAAAGATGGTAACTTCTTATTGAAGTTCGTGAACGAGCAAGGCAAACTGTTGCCACGCCGTTTAACTGGAACCAGCTTGAAGTTCCAGCGTCGTGTATCTCAGGCTGTTGCCAGAGCACGCCACTTGGCTATTTTGCCTTACGTAACGGATTCTTTAAAATAA
- the rplI gene encoding 50S ribosomal protein L9 → MEVILKDDVKGVGYKNDIVTVKPGFGRNYLIPQGLAEMATPSARKVVAENTRQAAHKAEKVQKDAQDLANRIGDTLLEIPAKAGESGKIFGAVTTLQVSEALKALGYEVDRKRIDFDQEVKSLGEYTATINLHKEVKHQVRFNVVAA, encoded by the coding sequence ATGGAAGTTATTCTGAAAGATGACGTTAAAGGCGTTGGCTATAAAAACGATATCGTAACTGTAAAGCCAGGTTTTGGCCGTAATTATTTGATCCCGCAAGGCTTAGCTGAAATGGCTACTCCTTCTGCCCGTAAAGTTGTGGCTGAGAACACTCGCCAGGCTGCGCACAAAGCAGAGAAGGTTCAAAAAGATGCGCAAGACTTAGCTAACCGTATTGGTGATACTTTGCTTGAGATCCCAGCCAAAGCAGGTGAGAGCGGCAAGATCTTCGGTGCTGTTACTACCTTACAAGTTTCTGAAGCTTTGAAGGCTCTAGGATATGAAGTAGACCGTAAGCGTATTGATTTTGACCAGGAGGTTAAATCTTTAGGCGAGTACACTGCTACAATCAACCTGCATAAAGAAGTGAAACACCAGGTTCGCTTCAACGTTGTAGCCGCTTAG